GCGTACCGGTAGCAGGTGTAAAAGTAAAAAGTTGCCTGGTCATTTCTGCCAGGGCAGCATTGGCACAGGTGGGCCAGTGATAAGCTTTGCCAGGTGCTGTGTGCGGCATTTCCGGCATCTGGTTCAACTGGCCATAGAGGCTCTGGTAGGCGGGCATTCCGGGTTGCACTGCCTCATACAACGCAACACCACAGTAGGCCATATACCTTCCGGCATTGATCCCGTATGAACTAGGTGGGGCATACAATAAAGCCGTTTGCACTCTCAGCCATTTTTTTACAACATCGGCTGTGAAGGTTTTGGTTTGTTTTACATGACCGTTTGTTTCGTTATTTCTTCCTGCAGCGATGCGTTCGGTTTCCCGTGAAGAAGCCGGCGACTGTATTTGTTTCTGGCAGGAAAGAAAGAGTAATACAGCTAGCAGGAGCAGTGTGACGTGTTGGTGTGTTATTGGTTTCATAATTAAAGCGTTTAAGTTAGGGTATGATTGTCTGTTTAAGCCAAAGCTAAGTTGTTAAAGGACCCTTTGCGGAAGCTATTGAGCCAATGGCGGTACTGACTGGAAGAACGGCACGCTCCCGAAGATTTATTTTTAGCAGCATCATTACATGAGCGGAGGCCACTGCAGTATAAAAGGTATTGATTGCAGGGTTACCGGCAAACCGGACTGCGCACCGGCGTGGCATGATGTGTTTTGTTGAATACTATTGTTAACTTTACGAAAGGGGAAACGCCCGGTTACTAAAATGATACCTGCTTGAACTTTTTAAGAACCATAGGTAGGGGCATTACCTGTGCCCGGAAAAAAGGCTTCTGTCTTATTTTGCTGGCAGGATTTTGTTTTTATTATGCAGGAGGCCTGGTTGCGCAGCAGTTGCATTTTGAAAATTATACTTCTGAACAGGGCCTCTCACAAAACAGTTGTTACAGTATTGCCCAGGACGACCTGGGATTTATGTGGTTTGGAACCCAGGACGGGTTGAACCGTTACGACGGGTGCTCGTTTAAAGTTTTTCTGCCACAGTCTGCCGGCGGAATGAAGCTGCCTTCACATTATATATCATCTCTTTTTTTTGATCCGTATAAAAAACTGCTGTGGGTGGGCACCATCCGGGGAGCCTGTATTTATCATTCCGCCGGCGACTCCCTGATACGCATCGGTGAACGGTATCCTTTTGCCACCTCGCTTGAAGCGATTGCCATAAAACGGATTGTTGCATTTAAGGAAGACGAATACTGGTTCGTAACCTACAACAAGGGGTTGATCTGTTTAAATATAAAAACACAATCCATTCAAACCTTCTTTGATAATAAAAATGACCGCAACAGCGTCAATGATATTGTGTGGCATAAAGGGAAGATCATCGTAGCACTGCTGGATCAGCTGATGATCATGCGTTCGGAAGGGAATGCTTATACTGCAGCGCCCCTATACAAAAACCATTACTTTCCTGAAATTAAAGCCCTGTTTTCTCACGGCGGTATGCTTTGGGTGGGCACGCTTGCAGGAGGATGTTATACCATCCGCGATCCGGTGGAAGCACCAGCCGAGATTGCCCGGCTAAAGATCGATGCGTTGGGTATGGGCTGTTTTGCCGGTGATGCGGCCGGAAATGTATGGATCGGCACCCGGGGTAGCGGTATCGTTCGCTATGATCCGCATACAGGAACGATACTTTCCGCCAGGCACGATAAATACGATGCCCGGTCGCTGGGAAAGAACTTTGTCTTGTCGCTGTTTTGCGACCGTCAGGGTATCATCTGGTGCGGGGTAAGCGGAAACGGCGTGGCTAAATATGATCCGCTCCGATACCAGTTTGGCATCATAAGCAGTGACCCTTTAGGGAATGCTTCCCTGCCGGATAATATGATTTTTGACATCTTTAAATCAGCTTCAGGTTCACGTTATATTGGTACACAGAATAGCGGGCTATTGAAATGGGAACAGCAAACAAACCGTTTTCATATACAGCCTGGCACCGAAAAGTATGGCCTTTCTAATAACACGATCTACGACATGGCGGAAGACGAGCAGGGCAATCTCTGGATCGCCAGCTGGGGCGGACTGATGCAGTTGAACCGGAAATCCGGGAAGATCAGGTACAAAAAAGGCACTTTGCCGATTGCGAAAAAAATGTATGCACTTATAAAATTAAAAAATGCAGACAGTCTGTTTACGGCTTCCGAAAATGGTCCGGGCTTTTTTTCTATAAAAGAGGAGCAGTGGCATGCCTGCCCGGATACAATTTTACAACTGGCGGCTCTGACCACAGGCCGCTGGAGTCTGCTCACCGGCAGGTATATTTACGAAGGACCAGGCAACGAGCTCTGGATCTGCACGGTGGGTGCGGGGCTTGTGCAATACAATTATAAAACACAGGCATTTAAGGTGATTGAGCCGGTTCTGAATGTTTCGATATATGCCCGGCATCTTTATCCCGACGGTGACCGTTTTTGGGTAGCTACCGATAATGGAGTCGTAGTATATGATGTTAAGAAGCAGCAGTTGATCCGGCATATCAAGCCCGGGCCGGAGGAGGCTTCCAAGGTTTGTTATGCCATCCAGAAGGATAAAGAGGGGTATTTTTGGGTGAGTACCAATATGGGTTTATACAGGATCAGTCCCCGCAGTTTTGAGGTGCAAAAGCATTTTAACCTGGGTAACGGCCTAAGCTTCCTGGAGTATAATACGGCCTGTGCCTTCACCGATTCGGATGGCACCATCCAGTTTGGGGGAGTAGGAGGCATTACTGTATTTAACCCGCATCAGTTGCGGCAAAATCAGTTTAGCCCAACACCGCTGGTGACATCTGTAATGGTAAATGACCGGCTGCAGCAGCCTGGCGGCAACCCCGCATTCATTAAGACGCTTACCTTCAGCCATACTGAAAATTTCCTTACAATTTATTTTGCCGTTAACAATTTCTCTAATGAACAGAACAACCAGTTCAGCTATCGGCTCAAGGGGCTGAATGATCAATGGAGCACACCCGGTACTTCAAATATGGCACAGTTTACCAGCCTTCCGCCGGGAAATTATGTCTTTGAACTGAAGGCTGCTAACAGCGATGGCCAGTGGAGCAGGAAGGTGCAAACACTTAGGATTACCATCCGTGCTCCCTGGTGGCATACAGGATGGTTCAAAACGGCTGCAGTGCTTTTGCTGGCTGGTCTGGCAGGAATCTTTATCCGCAGAAGAGAGCAGGCCATCAGGAAAGAAGCCACACTGAAACAACAGATTGCTGAAGCAGAAATGATGGCCATGCGGGCGCAGATGAACCCGCATTTTGTATTTAACAGCCTTAACAGCATCCGGGAAATGATCCTGTGCAACGAGAACAAAGAGGCTTCCCATTTCCTTGGGAAATTTGCAGGACTGATCCGCACCACGCTGGACCAGTCGGGTAAACCTTTTGTTACGCTTCGCCATACAATAGATCATCTTACCCGTTATATTGAAATGGAGCAGATCCGCAACGGAGAATTTACCAGCCGCATCCTTGCAGACGACGACCTGGACCCGGATGAAGTGTTACTGCCTTCTATGCTCATTCAGCCTTTCGTGGAAAACGCGCTCTGGCACGGCACCACCGCTAGCCACAAAAACATTGATATCCGGATCGATTTTAAAAAACAGGAGGAACAGCTTCTTTGCGTTATAGAAGATGATGGCATCGGCATCCGGCAGTCGCTGAAGAATAAGATCAACGGAAGCAAAACACATCATTCCGTTGGTATTGAGAATATCGCCAACCGGATACGGTTGCTCAACGAAAAGTATGACCTTAGCAGCAGTGTGCATATTTATGACAAAACGGATCTTGAAAACCATACAGGAACCGGCACGATCGTACAATTGTCCCTGCCGCTTCAAATCAACAGATCATGAACCCGATTACCGCCCTGCTTGTAGATGATGAGCCTAGGGGACTTTCTTCCCTGCAAAAATTATTGCAGCTGAATTGCCCCGAAGTTGAGATCCTGGCCTGCTGCCAGGACGTTGATGCTGCTTTGGAAAGAATAAAACGCTTGCAGCCGCAGTTGGTTTTTTTGGATGTGGCCATGCCGGGAAAGAATGGTTTCGACCTGCTGCGCAGCCTGGACCGCATCTCGTTTGAGATCATTTTTGTAACCGCGCACAACAGCTATATGATGCAGGCCTTCCGGTTCAGCGCCGTTGATTATCTTCTCAAACCAGTGGAGGATGAGCTGCTCGCCGAAGCAGTGCAGCGGGCCTCCAAACGGATTACCGATAAAAGTGAAGGCATGCAATTGAATGCCTTTTTGCACAACCTGCAGCAGAATGGTGCTGTAAAGAAAATGAAACTGTGCGTGCCCTCGCTCCGGGGTGTTAAGGTGATCGAGATTCCCGACATTATTTATTGCGAGGCAAGCAGTAATTATACCAATTTTTACCTGGCCAACGGCAGTACGCTTTGTTCCAGTAAACCGATCTTTGAATACGAAACCCTGCTGGAAGACAGCTCTTTCGTACGGGTACACAAATCCTTTCTGGTTAACCTCGAACATATTAAAGAATACATTCGCGGCGAAGGCGGAAGCGTGCTGATGTCCAACGGACATGAAGTAGAAGTGTCGCGGAGAAAAAAAGAAGTCTTTATAAAAAGAATGCGGGAATATTATAAATATTGATCGGTATCCGGCATAAACGCTTGTAAAAGATGCCGAAAGGATTTCCCTTTTGGGCTTCCATGCCTGAGTAATCCGATTCTCGCTTAATTTGGGTATTTCCGGTTTTACTAAACCTGTTTAGCTTTAGCAACTAAAAGCAAAAACTATGAAACAACGTATATTCCTGTTGTTGCTGACAACTGGTTACCTGGTTGCGGGTCATACATTTGGCCAAGCAGAAAAAGGATCAACTCAAGGTGTGGCAACAAATGAAATGCTGATCACCAGCGGCACCTACTTCATTATTAACGGAAATGCTGCACTAACACCCGAAGCCGCTTCGCTCGGACAGAACGTATTTCTGAAGCCCTTCCGCCGCAGCGGTCTGCAAAAATGGATGGTTACAAAAAGCGCCACGGAAAAAAATATAACCTACACCATAAAGCTGGCGGGCGATGCGGAAGATCTGTGGTTTCAGCCGTTTCCGTCCGGAAACGATCATACGCCCGTGGTAAGTTATAAGTTAGACAATGTATCGTATAAGATAACGCCGGTTCCGGGCAAGGCAGGGCTTTGGTATATTAAAAGCATAAAGCGAAACGGCGATGCCTTACGGTCGTATATGTCAGATGCGGCGTCCCCCCTCGAACTGCGGTTCGAACCCATTGAAGAAGGAAACGCTAAATTCTACTGGAAATTTGAAGCCGCAGGTGAATAAAAATAAAAGTGCACCGGCCCCCAACGATTAAGACCGTTTGCTGAATACACCAGCCTGGTATCAGTCCGGTGAACGGGAATGTTGGATATGGTGACGCGGCAACATCATCGGCTGTGCACATTTGCGGGAACCATCTGCATCAACCGCCGGAAATGGGAAGATCTGCTGTATGTATTTAAAACGGAACGGATAAACGCGCCTATACACGATCGTCATTGTTAAAAAAGTATAGCTTTTGGATAGAATTGTTCCACTTTTGCCAGTCTTTACTTAAAAGCGACAACTTTTCTTCAGCGGAACATCAAACTTTAGTAAGTTTGAGAAGAAGAAACGGCCGCGTGCCGGTGATTTCCCCCGGACCGGTCCGATTAATGATTGCAAAAAAACGATGGTGCACTTTTATTACAACAGGAAGATACTGCTGGTGTTGGCCGCTTTAGTTACAACGGGTATTGCTGCATGCTTTACCAGCCGGTCAAAGAAAGTGGATTTTAGTGCCGATGTAAAACCGATCCTGAATAAAAAATGTATTACCTGTCACGGAGGAGTGAAAGCGAAGGGAGGCTTTAGCGTTTTGTTCAGGGAAGAAGCCCTGGCAAAAACAGAATCCGGTAAACCGGCCATTATTCCCGGTGATCCGGACAACAGTGAAATGATCCGAAGGCTAACGGTAAAAGATCCGGAGGAGCGCATGCCGTATAAGCACGAGCCCCTGAGCGAAGATGAAATAGACATTTTGCGCCGTTGGATCAGGCAAGGCGCCAAATGGGGGGATCATTGGGCCTATTTGCCGGTAAAACAAACGGATATACCGGATAAAGACAATGCCTGGATCCGGAATGATATAGACCGGTTTATTTATGAAAAACTGGATGCACAAGACCTGGAGCCGGCGGCACAGGCCGACCCCCAAACCTTGTTACGGAGGGTGAGCCTTGATTTGATTGGTATGTATCCCGATTCTGCAATTTCGGATCAATACCTGAAAAGCAGTGATGATAAAGGATATGAGCGCCTGGTGGATGCATTGCTGGCCTCGCCGCATTTTGGTGAAAAATGGACCTCCATGTGGCTGGATCTTGCACGGTATGCCGATACCAAGGGCTACGAATCGGATGGCGGACGCAATATCTGGCGGTACCGCGACTGGCTGATCGATGCATTCAATACCGATAAGCCCTATGATGTCTTTTTAACCGAGCAAATTGCAGGAGACCTGTTGCCGGATCCCACAGACGCGCAATACATCGCCACGGCATTCAGCCGTAATTCCATGACCAATGATGAAGGGGGTACTGATAACGAGGAATTCCGGGTGGCAGCAGTGATGGACCGGGTGAATACAACCTGGGAATCCCTGATGGGTACAACTTTTTCCTGTGTGCAATGCCACAGTCATCCCTATGATCCGTTCCGGCACGATGAATATTATAAATTCATGGCGTATTTTAATAATACGAGAGACAATGATATCCCGGGTGAATATCCCGTCCTGAGAGAATACAACGATTCCCTTAAAAATGAATTAACGCAACTGACCCGGTGGATCAAAGACAATGGTACCGCCGAACAGTCGGAGCGCGTACGCCATTTCCTGAAGACCCTGCAACCTGCTTTTTATGCAACCACGGCTGATAGCCTGGAAAACGCGCTGCCGACCAATAAAAACGGTCCTTTAAATATGCGGAACCACTCGCATGCACGCCTGAAGCATATCCAGCTGGATGGTATGGGACAAATTGTTTTTATGTTCCATTCCAATAAACCGGGCGGTAAAATTATTTTCAGGAAGGACCAGCCGCAGGGCGAAGTGCTGGGCACTTATTTGGTTCAGCCGGAAGACCGGTGGCATTATGGAATGGTGAATACGATGGCGTCAACCGGGGTACACGATGTATATGTAACCTATCAAAACCCAACGGCGGAGAGCGACGAGATTATGGCGACGTTCGACTGGTTCGGTTTTCTGCCGGAACTACCCGCAAAAGACAGCCCCGACTTTGAGGCACACAAAAAAACGTATTGGAACCTGCTGAATGCTCCTGTTACTATTACACCGGTCATGGTGGAAAATCCCAGCTGGATGCAACGGCAAACCCACGTATTTGAAAGAGGGAACCGGCTTACGTTGGGAAAAGCGGTGGAACCTTCGGTACCGCAATCATTGAAGTTTGCCATGCCGGCCAATGCACCCAAAAACCGCATGGGGTTGGCGCTTTGGCTTACAGATAAACGAAATCCCCTGGTGTCCCGCACCCTGGTGAACCGGCTCTGGGAACAACTGTTTGGAACGGGCATTGTGGAAACACTGGAAGATATGGGTACCCAGGGCATGCTGCCTACGCATAAAGCGTTGCTGGACCATCTTTCCTGGACGTTTATGAACGAGTATAAATGGAGCATCAAAAAACTATTGAAAGAAATAGTGATGAGTGCTACCTACCGGCAGAACTCAAGGCTAACCCCCGAACTCAAAGAAAAAGATCCGGGGAATAAATTTTATGCAAGAGGGCCCCGGGTACGGCTCAGCGCCGAGCAGTTGCGCGATCAGCACCTCTGTATCAGCGGACTGATGAGTGCTAAAATGTATGGACCGGGTGTAATGCCCTGGCAGCCGGAGGGGATCTGGCTTTCACCATATAACGGTGCACGGTGGCAAAACAGCACCGGCGAGGACCAGTACCGGCGTGCAGTATATACCTACTGGAAGCGCACAGCTCCTTATCCTTCCATGATCTCCTTTGATGGCGTACAGCGGGTATTATGCACGGCACGGCGGATAAAGACAAACACGCCGCTGCAGGCATTAACAACACTCAATGATTCGGCCTATATTGATATGGCGCGGCATTTGGCCTACCGGATGCAGCGGGAAGGCGGCCAGGATTTCACCGCGCAGATAAAAAAGGGCTACCAGCTGATGTTGTACAAGCCAATAAAGGAAGAGAAGCTGAAACTGTTTGAAGGGTTGTACCAGCAGGCATTAAAAGAATTCAGAGCGGATGCAAAAAAAACCACGGCAATGGTAGGTGGAGAGCAGGAAAAAGCGGTACCGGCTACGGCCGCATTGGTGGTGGTAGCCAATGCCCTGTTGAACCTGGATGAAGTAGTTGTGAAAAATTAAACAACGCAAAGGATTACAATGACAAAAAAAGACCTGATTGATCAGCGATTGGTAAGGGAGGCCGAGCAAATGGTGATGCGCACCCACACGCGGCGGCATTTTATCAAAGAAAGTGCTATGGGCCTGGGCGCACTGGCGATGGGCTCCCTGCTGGGAAGCTGCGGTGGCAAGAAAAAGACAGCACACTCCATTGTATTTGATCCGGCGCATCCCTTATTACCCAAGGCTCCGCCATTTTTGGGCAAGGCGAAAAGCGTTATTTTTTTACATATGGCCGGAGCTCCTTCGCAACTGGAACTGTTTGATTATAAACCGGAGCTGTCGAAAATGGATGGCCAGGATTGTCCGCCCTCCTTCCTGGAAGGGAAGCAGTTCGCATTCATCACCGGTGTTCCCAAAATGTTGGGGCCGCAGGCTGCCTTCGCCCGGCATGGCCAGTCGGGTGCCTGGGTCAGCGAGCATCTTCCGCACCTTTCACAGGTTGTGGATGAGATCTCTTTTTTGAAGGCGGTTACCACCGATCAGTTTAACC
The sequence above is a segment of the Niabella agricola genome. Coding sequences within it:
- a CDS encoding ligand-binding sensor domain-containing protein, with the translated sequence MNFLRTIGRGITCARKKGFCLILLAGFCFYYAGGLVAQQLHFENYTSEQGLSQNSCYSIAQDDLGFMWFGTQDGLNRYDGCSFKVFLPQSAGGMKLPSHYISSLFFDPYKKLLWVGTIRGACIYHSAGDSLIRIGERYPFATSLEAIAIKRIVAFKEDEYWFVTYNKGLICLNIKTQSIQTFFDNKNDRNSVNDIVWHKGKIIVALLDQLMIMRSEGNAYTAAPLYKNHYFPEIKALFSHGGMLWVGTLAGGCYTIRDPVEAPAEIARLKIDALGMGCFAGDAAGNVWIGTRGSGIVRYDPHTGTILSARHDKYDARSLGKNFVLSLFCDRQGIIWCGVSGNGVAKYDPLRYQFGIISSDPLGNASLPDNMIFDIFKSASGSRYIGTQNSGLLKWEQQTNRFHIQPGTEKYGLSNNTIYDMAEDEQGNLWIASWGGLMQLNRKSGKIRYKKGTLPIAKKMYALIKLKNADSLFTASENGPGFFSIKEEQWHACPDTILQLAALTTGRWSLLTGRYIYEGPGNELWICTVGAGLVQYNYKTQAFKVIEPVLNVSIYARHLYPDGDRFWVATDNGVVVYDVKKQQLIRHIKPGPEEASKVCYAIQKDKEGYFWVSTNMGLYRISPRSFEVQKHFNLGNGLSFLEYNTACAFTDSDGTIQFGGVGGITVFNPHQLRQNQFSPTPLVTSVMVNDRLQQPGGNPAFIKTLTFSHTENFLTIYFAVNNFSNEQNNQFSYRLKGLNDQWSTPGTSNMAQFTSLPPGNYVFELKAANSDGQWSRKVQTLRITIRAPWWHTGWFKTAAVLLLAGLAGIFIRRREQAIRKEATLKQQIAEAEMMAMRAQMNPHFVFNSLNSIREMILCNENKEASHFLGKFAGLIRTTLDQSGKPFVTLRHTIDHLTRYIEMEQIRNGEFTSRILADDDLDPDEVLLPSMLIQPFVENALWHGTTASHKNIDIRIDFKKQEEQLLCVIEDDGIGIRQSLKNKINGSKTHHSVGIENIANRIRLLNEKYDLSSSVHIYDKTDLENHTGTGTIVQLSLPLQINRS
- a CDS encoding LytR/AlgR family response regulator transcription factor — protein: MNPITALLVDDEPRGLSSLQKLLQLNCPEVEILACCQDVDAALERIKRLQPQLVFLDVAMPGKNGFDLLRSLDRISFEIIFVTAHNSYMMQAFRFSAVDYLLKPVEDELLAEAVQRASKRITDKSEGMQLNAFLHNLQQNGAVKKMKLCVPSLRGVKVIEIPDIIYCEASSNYTNFYLANGSTLCSSKPIFEYETLLEDSSFVRVHKSFLVNLEHIKEYIRGEGGSVLMSNGHEVEVSRRKKEVFIKRMREYYKY
- a CDS encoding DUF1553 domain-containing protein, which produces MVHFYYNRKILLVLAALVTTGIAACFTSRSKKVDFSADVKPILNKKCITCHGGVKAKGGFSVLFREEALAKTESGKPAIIPGDPDNSEMIRRLTVKDPEERMPYKHEPLSEDEIDILRRWIRQGAKWGDHWAYLPVKQTDIPDKDNAWIRNDIDRFIYEKLDAQDLEPAAQADPQTLLRRVSLDLIGMYPDSAISDQYLKSSDDKGYERLVDALLASPHFGEKWTSMWLDLARYADTKGYESDGGRNIWRYRDWLIDAFNTDKPYDVFLTEQIAGDLLPDPTDAQYIATAFSRNSMTNDEGGTDNEEFRVAAVMDRVNTTWESLMGTTFSCVQCHSHPYDPFRHDEYYKFMAYFNNTRDNDIPGEYPVLREYNDSLKNELTQLTRWIKDNGTAEQSERVRHFLKTLQPAFYATTADSLENALPTNKNGPLNMRNHSHARLKHIQLDGMGQIVFMFHSNKPGGKIIFRKDQPQGEVLGTYLVQPEDRWHYGMVNTMASTGVHDVYVTYQNPTAESDEIMATFDWFGFLPELPAKDSPDFEAHKKTYWNLLNAPVTITPVMVENPSWMQRQTHVFERGNRLTLGKAVEPSVPQSLKFAMPANAPKNRMGLALWLTDKRNPLVSRTLVNRLWEQLFGTGIVETLEDMGTQGMLPTHKALLDHLSWTFMNEYKWSIKKLLKEIVMSATYRQNSRLTPELKEKDPGNKFYARGPRVRLSAEQLRDQHLCISGLMSAKMYGPGVMPWQPEGIWLSPYNGARWQNSTGEDQYRRAVYTYWKRTAPYPSMISFDGVQRVLCTARRIKTNTPLQALTTLNDSAYIDMARHLAYRMQREGGQDFTAQIKKGYQLMLYKPIKEEKLKLFEGLYQQALKEFRADAKKTTAMVGGEQEKAVPATAALVVVANALLNLDEVVVKN